In one Lottiidibacillus patelloidae genomic region, the following are encoded:
- the rpoC gene encoding DNA-directed RNA polymerase subunit beta', translating into MLDVNNFEYMKIGLASPDKIRSWSYGEVKKPETINYRTLKPEKDGLFCERIFGPTKDWECHCGKYKRVRYKGVVCDRCGVEVTRSKVRRDRMGHIELAAPVSHIWYFKGIPSRMGLVLDMSPRSLEEVIYFASYVVTDPGETPLERKQLLTEKEYRSYREKYGNTFSAGMGAESIRKLLKDIALEKEVDELREELKTAQGQRRTRAIKRLEVLESFRNSENNPSWMILDVLPVIPPELRPMVQLDGGRFATSDLNDLYRRVINRNNRLKRLLDLGAPNIIVQNEKRMLQEAVDALIDNGRRGRPVTGPGNRPLKSLSHMLKGKQGRFRQNLLGKRVDYSGRSVIVVGPHLQMYQCGLPKEMALELFKPFVMKELVEKGLAHNIKSAKRKIERVQPEVWDVLEEVIKEHPVLLNRAPTLHRLGIQAFEPTLVEGRAIRLHPLVCTAYNADFDGDQMAVHVPLSSEAQAEARLLMLAAQNILNPKDGKPVVTPSQDMVLGNYYLTLEREGAIGEGFTFKDTSEALIAYQNGYVHLHSRVAIPARATGNATFTEEENSKLLVTTVGKLIFNEILPNTFPYINEPTESNLQVKTPDKYFIEKGTNVKEFIKSKELVLPFKKGFLGKVIAEVFKQYQITETSKMLDRMKGLGFKYSTKAGITIGISDIVVLPEKQEIISRADEKVNHVAKQFRRGLITDEEKYDRVIAIWTAAKDEIQEKLMRTLDKTNPIFMMSDSGARGNASNFTQLAGMRGLMANPSGRIIELPIKSSFREGLTVTEYFISTHGARKGLADTALKTADSGYLTRRLVDVAQDVIVREHDCGTDRGLLASPLKNGNEVIENLYDRILGRVSFRTVKHPETKEVLVKKNDLITEDIAREIIEAGHEEIMIRSAFTCDTRHGVCKQCYGRNLATGSDVEVGEAVGIIAAQSIGEPGTQLTMRTFHTGGVAGDDITQGLPRIQEIFEARHPKGQAVITEIRGKVTEVQEVKDKQEIVVQGEVETKNYPVPYGARLKVQIGQDVYPGEELTEGSIDPKELLKVSGINSVQEYLLREVQKVYRMQGVEIGDKHVEVMVRQMLRKVRVVDSGDTEVLPGSLIDIHQFKDANKKVLIEGGQPAVARPVLLGITKASLETDSFLSAASFQETTRVLTDAAIKGKRDELLGLKENVIIGKLVPAGTGMTKYRNLAVEKEVEEDFDEEVEEVVAQKSN; encoded by the coding sequence TTGCTGGACGTGAACAACTTTGAATATATGAAAATAGGGCTTGCTTCACCGGATAAGATCAGATCATGGTCTTACGGTGAAGTTAAGAAACCGGAAACGATAAACTATCGTACGTTAAAACCAGAAAAAGACGGTCTTTTCTGTGAACGAATATTTGGACCGACAAAAGATTGGGAATGTCATTGCGGAAAGTATAAGAGAGTTCGTTATAAAGGCGTTGTCTGTGATCGTTGTGGCGTTGAAGTAACGAGATCAAAAGTACGTCGTGACAGAATGGGGCACATTGAACTTGCTGCCCCTGTTTCTCATATTTGGTATTTCAAAGGAATTCCAAGTAGAATGGGTCTTGTTTTAGATATGTCTCCACGTTCACTGGAAGAAGTTATTTACTTTGCTTCATATGTAGTAACTGATCCAGGGGAGACTCCTCTTGAGAGAAAGCAACTTTTAACAGAGAAAGAGTACCGTTCATACCGTGAAAAGTATGGCAACACTTTCTCAGCTGGAATGGGCGCTGAGTCGATTAGAAAGCTATTAAAAGATATTGCTTTGGAAAAAGAGGTTGATGAATTAAGGGAAGAATTAAAAACGGCACAAGGGCAAAGAAGAACGCGTGCTATTAAGCGTTTAGAAGTGCTAGAGTCGTTCCGTAACTCTGAAAACAATCCGTCATGGATGATTTTAGATGTACTTCCTGTTATTCCACCAGAGCTTCGCCCAATGGTACAGCTTGACGGTGGCCGTTTTGCGACATCTGATTTAAATGATCTATACCGACGAGTAATTAACCGTAATAACCGTCTAAAAAGATTGTTAGATTTAGGTGCGCCGAACATAATCGTTCAAAATGAAAAGCGTATGCTTCAAGAAGCAGTTGATGCGCTTATCGATAACGGTAGAAGAGGACGTCCTGTAACTGGACCTGGTAATCGACCACTAAAGTCACTTTCACATATGTTGAAAGGAAAGCAAGGTCGTTTCCGTCAAAACCTTCTAGGGAAGCGTGTTGACTATTCAGGCCGTTCAGTAATCGTAGTAGGACCACACTTACAAATGTATCAGTGTGGATTACCGAAAGAGATGGCGTTAGAACTATTTAAACCATTCGTAATGAAGGAGCTTGTTGAAAAAGGACTTGCTCACAACATTAAGAGTGCAAAACGTAAAATTGAGCGTGTGCAACCGGAAGTATGGGATGTACTTGAAGAAGTTATTAAAGAACACCCTGTATTACTAAACCGAGCACCTACGCTTCATAGATTAGGTATCCAAGCATTTGAACCTACACTTGTTGAAGGCCGTGCGATCCGTTTACACCCATTAGTATGTACAGCATATAACGCTGACTTTGATGGTGACCAAATGGCAGTTCACGTTCCTTTATCATCTGAGGCTCAAGCAGAAGCTCGCCTTCTAATGCTTGCGGCACAAAACATCTTAAATCCTAAAGATGGTAAGCCGGTAGTAACACCTTCACAAGATATGGTATTAGGAAACTATTACTTAACACTTGAAAGAGAAGGCGCTATTGGTGAAGGATTTACATTTAAAGATACTTCTGAAGCGTTAATTGCATATCAAAATGGATATGTTCATTTACACTCACGAGTTGCAATACCAGCGAGAGCTACAGGTAACGCAACTTTCACAGAAGAAGAAAATAGCAAGTTACTTGTTACAACAGTTGGTAAACTAATCTTTAATGAAATCTTACCAAACACGTTCCCTTATATTAATGAACCTACGGAAAGTAACCTACAGGTGAAAACTCCAGATAAATACTTCATTGAAAAAGGAACGAATGTTAAAGAATTTATTAAGTCAAAAGAATTAGTATTACCATTTAAGAAAGGCTTCCTAGGAAAAGTCATTGCTGAAGTATTCAAGCAATATCAAATTACGGAAACTTCAAAAATGCTTGACCGTATGAAAGGCTTAGGATTTAAGTATTCGACGAAAGCAGGTATCACAATCGGTATCTCTGACATCGTGGTACTTCCTGAGAAACAGGAAATCATTTCTAGAGCTGATGAAAAAGTAAACCATGTTGCTAAGCAATTCCGTCGTGGTTTAATTACAGACGAAGAAAAGTATGATCGAGTAATTGCAATCTGGACTGCAGCTAAAGATGAGATTCAAGAGAAGCTTATGAGAACACTTGATAAAACGAACCCAATCTTTATGATGAGTGACTCAGGTGCCCGTGGTAACGCATCTAACTTTACACAGTTAGCTGGTATGCGTGGACTAATGGCTAACCCGTCTGGTCGTATTATCGAATTACCGATTAAGTCAAGTTTCCGTGAAGGATTAACGGTAACGGAATACTTCATCTCTACTCATGGTGCGCGTAAAGGTCTAGCCGATACAGCACTAAAAACTGCCGATTCAGGTTACTTAACTCGTCGTCTAGTAGACGTAGCCCAAGATGTTATTGTTCGTGAGCATGATTGTGGAACGGATAGAGGATTACTCGCTAGCCCACTGAAAAACGGTAATGAAGTTATTGAAAACTTATATGACCGAATTTTAGGTCGTGTATCGTTCAGAACAGTGAAACATCCAGAAACTAAAGAAGTTCTTGTTAAAAAGAATGACTTAATCACTGAAGATATCGCTCGTGAAATCATTGAAGCTGGTCACGAAGAAATCATGATCCGTTCAGCGTTCACGTGTGATACAAGACACGGTGTGTGTAAACAGTGTTATGGTCGTAACTTAGCGACAGGTTCTGATGTTGAAGTTGGAGAAGCTGTTGGAATTATTGCTGCACAATCAATCGGGGAACCTGGTACTCAGTTAACGATGCGTACGTTCCATACCGGTGGTGTAGCAGGAGATGATATTACACAAGGTCTTCCACGTATCCAAGAAATCTTTGAGGCTCGTCACCCGAAAGGTCAAGCTGTTATCACTGAAATCCGAGGTAAAGTTACTGAGGTTCAAGAAGTGAAGGATAAACAAGAAATTGTTGTCCAAGGTGAAGTGGAAACGAAAAATTATCCAGTCCCTTATGGCGCTAGACTTAAAGTTCAAATTGGCCAAGATGTATATCCTGGTGAAGAACTTACTGAAGGTTCAATTGATCCAAAAGAATTATTAAAGGTAAGTGGAATTAATAGCGTGCAAGAATACTTGCTTCGCGAAGTACAAAAAGTATATCGCATGCAAGGGGTAGAAATTGGTGATAAACACGTTGAAGTGATGGTTCGCCAAATGTTAAGAAAAGTTCGTGTAGTAGATTCAGGGGATACGGAAGTATTACCAGGCTCATTAATTGATATCCATCAGTTTAAAGATGCAAACAAAAAAGTACTTATTGAAGGCGGTCAACCAGCAGTGGCAAGACCGGTATTACTAGGTATTACAAAAGCGTCACTTGAGACAGACTCATTCTTATCTGCAGCTTCATTCCAAGAAACGACTCGAGTTCTTACAGACGCAGCAATTAAAGGTAAACGTGATGAATTACTAGGATTAAAAGAAAACGTAATTATTGGTAAGCTTGTTCCAGCTGGTACTGGAATGACAAAATATCGCAACCTTGCTGTTGAAAAAGAAGTAGAAGAAGATTTTGATGAAGAAGTAGAAGAAGTAGTTGCTCAAAAATCGAATTGA
- a CDS encoding 50S ribosomal protein L7ae-like protein, producing MSNDKVPQASNVIVGTKQTLKALKNGLVKEVLIAEDADHKLTTKVLSLAQEKNVPIKKIETMKKLGKHCGIEVGAATAAIVR from the coding sequence ATGTCTAATGATAAAGTACCGCAGGCTTCTAATGTTATTGTTGGAACAAAACAAACATTAAAAGCATTGAAAAATGGGTTAGTCAAAGAAGTATTGATCGCAGAAGATGCTGATCATAAATTGACCACAAAGGTGCTTTCACTAGCACAAGAGAAAAACGTTCCGATTAAAAAAATCGAAACGATGAAAAAGTTAGGGAAGCATTGTGGGATCGAAGTTGGTGCAGCTACAGCTGCAATAGTAAGATAA
- the rpsL gene encoding 30S ribosomal protein S12 has product MPTINQLVRAGRKTKVKKSDSPALNKGYNSFIKAQTNQSSPQKRGVCTRVATMTPKKPNSALRKYARVRLTNGIEVNAYIPGVGHNLQEHSVVLIRGGRVKDLPGVRYKIVRGALDTAGVEGRMQGRSKYGMKRPKVKK; this is encoded by the coding sequence ATGCCTACTATTAATCAGTTAGTCCGTGCTGGACGTAAAACGAAAGTGAAGAAGTCTGACTCACCTGCTTTAAATAAAGGGTACAACAGCTTTATTAAAGCTCAAACAAATCAATCTTCTCCACAAAAGCGTGGTGTATGTACGCGTGTTGCAACAATGACACCTAAAAAGCCTAACTCGGCTTTACGTAAATACGCTCGTGTACGTTTAACTAATGGTATCGAGGTTAATGCTTACATTCCTGGAGTTGGACACAATCTTCAAGAGCACAGTGTAGTATTAATCCGTGGTGGTCGTGTAAAAGACTTACCAGGGGTACGTTACAAAATCGTACGTGGTGCTTTAGATACTGCTGGTGTTGAAGGACGTATGCAAGGACGTTCTAAATACGGTATGAAGAGACCAAAAGTTAAAAAATAA
- the rpsG gene encoding 30S ribosomal protein S7 produces the protein MPRKGPVTRREVMPDPVFNSKIVNRLINQIMVDGKKGKAQTILYGAFNLVQERSGKDAMEVFEQALKNIMPVLEVKARRVGGANYQVPVEVRPERRQTLGLRWLVNYSRLRGEKTMEERLANEILDAANNAGASVKKREDTHKMAEANKAFAHYRW, from the coding sequence ATGCCACGTAAAGGTCCTGTAACTCGTCGTGAAGTTATGCCAGATCCTGTTTTCAATTCTAAAATTGTAAACCGCTTAATCAACCAAATCATGGTTGATGGTAAGAAAGGTAAGGCTCAAACAATTCTTTATGGAGCGTTCAACTTAGTACAAGAACGTTCTGGTAAGGATGCAATGGAAGTTTTCGAACAAGCTCTTAAGAACATTATGCCAGTACTTGAGGTTAAAGCTCGCCGTGTTGGTGGTGCAAACTACCAAGTACCTGTAGAAGTTCGTCCTGAGCGTCGTCAAACTTTAGGTCTTCGTTGGTTAGTAAACTACTCACGCTTACGCGGAGAGAAGACTATGGAAGAAAGACTTGCTAATGAAATCTTAGATGCAGCTAACAATGCTGGTGCATCAGTTAAGAAACGTGAAGATACTCACAAAATGGCAGAAGCGAACAAAGCGTTTGCTCACTACCGTTGGTAA